The Petropleomorpha daqingensis genome includes a window with the following:
- a CDS encoding FxsA family protein yields MGRRLRIVLGLLALAELIVFVLVASWIGVGWTILAMLGTSALGALLLGRQGTKALGELRDRARTRRPAGRELGNAGLVAIGGLLMLLPGFLTDLIGLLCLLPGTRDLVRALLLRTVYSRLPDRMRGPVHVRSARVEEVTVDGVDVQEVWRPGPRPTSSEPKVIEGEVAPGSSPRS; encoded by the coding sequence GTGGGACGACGGCTGAGGATCGTGCTGGGGCTGCTCGCCCTGGCCGAACTGATCGTCTTCGTGCTGGTCGCGAGCTGGATCGGGGTCGGGTGGACGATCCTGGCCATGCTGGGCACCAGCGCGCTCGGCGCGCTGCTGCTCGGCCGGCAGGGCACGAAGGCGCTGGGGGAGCTGCGTGACCGCGCCCGCACCCGCCGCCCGGCCGGCCGCGAGCTGGGCAACGCCGGGCTGGTCGCCATCGGCGGCCTGCTCATGCTGCTGCCGGGCTTCCTCACCGACCTGATCGGCCTGCTCTGCCTGCTCCCGGGCACCCGGGACCTCGTGCGGGCGCTGCTGCTGCGCACCGTGTACTCGCGGCTGCCCGACCGGATGCGCGGCCCCGTGCACGTGCGCAGCGCGCGCGTCGAGGAGGTCACCGTCGACGGCGTGGACGTGCAGGAGGTCTGGCGACCCGGCCCGCGTCCGACGTCCTCGGAGCCGAAGGTCATCGAGGGCGAGGTCGCGCCCGGCTCTTCTCCACGATCATGA
- a CDS encoding thymidine kinase encodes MTERGPEDDVPTSVPAAGDRRRFPAPAHLVFFHGPMDCGKSTLALQVDHNQSRQGRHGLLLTQGDRSGAPRISSRVGLSQDALEVDAGTDLRLLVRERWAGGHRVDYLIVDEAQFLEPGQVDQLAELVDESHVDVYAFGLTTDFRARLFPGTQRLLEVADTVERVQVQVLCWCGLPARLNARVVGGVMVREGATVVVADTAPPPPPGAGSAAPEVRYQVLCRRHYVRGELGPTAAGPGQLALP; translated from the coding sequence GTGACGGAGCGGGGACCCGAGGACGACGTCCCGACGTCGGTCCCGGCGGCCGGTGACCGGCGGCGCTTCCCCGCCCCGGCGCACCTGGTCTTCTTCCACGGCCCGATGGACTGCGGCAAGTCCACGCTCGCGCTGCAGGTCGACCACAACCAGAGCCGCCAGGGCCGGCACGGGCTGCTGCTGACCCAGGGCGACCGCTCCGGCGCGCCGCGGATCAGCTCCCGGGTCGGCCTGTCGCAGGACGCCCTGGAGGTCGACGCCGGCACCGACCTGCGGCTGCTGGTCCGCGAGCGGTGGGCCGGCGGGCACCGGGTGGACTACCTGATCGTCGACGAGGCGCAGTTCCTCGAACCGGGCCAGGTCGACCAGCTCGCCGAGCTCGTCGACGAGTCGCACGTCGACGTCTACGCCTTCGGCCTGACCACCGACTTCCGCGCGCGGCTGTTCCCCGGCACGCAGCGGCTGCTGGAGGTGGCCGACACCGTCGAGCGGGTGCAGGTGCAGGTGCTCTGCTGGTGCGGGCTGCCGGCCCGGCTCAACGCGCGGGTGGTCGGCGGCGTGATGGTCCGCGAGGGGGCGACCGTGGTCGTCGCCGACACCGCTCCCCCACCGCCGCCGGGCGCGGGTTCGGCGGCCCCGGAGGTGCGGTACCAGGTGCTGTGCCGGCGGCACTACGTCCGGGGCGAGCTCGGACCGACCGCGGCCGGTCCGGGACAGCTGGCCCTCCCCTAG
- a CDS encoding MFS transporter, with amino-acid sequence MSTEAPPAGPAVVDRALKRERFGWYSYDWANSVFSTTVVTVFLAPYLTSIAEDAADASGRIHPLGISVPPGSFFGYVVSVSVVLQVFVLPVTGAIADRVAHKRRLLAGLAFLGSLCTLAMYFVAGQRYLLGAGLFVVANLAFGASIVVYNSWLPDLASPDERDKISSRGWAFGYLGGALLLALNLGLFIGHDSLGVSEGDAVRICLASAGIWWGGFTVLTVSLLRDRPPRAVVAGGRGRTVRGSFRQLGATLRDLRRYPLTLWFLGAYLLFNDGVQTVINVSAQYGKEELRLSQTTLVSTILLVQLVAFVGAVALGRIAQAVGAKRTVLGALVVWTLVLVGAYFVQAGAALQFYLLATVIGVVLGGTQALTRSLFSQLIPPGREAEYFGFYEISDRGTSWLGPFLFALTFQLTDSYRYAIFSLVFFFVVGGLLFLRLPMRRAIEQAGNVPPERL; translated from the coding sequence GTGAGCACCGAGGCCCCGCCGGCCGGCCCCGCCGTCGTCGACCGCGCGCTCAAGCGCGAGCGGTTCGGCTGGTACTCCTACGACTGGGCCAACTCGGTCTTCAGCACCACGGTCGTCACGGTCTTCCTGGCCCCGTACCTGACCTCGATCGCGGAGGACGCCGCGGACGCCTCCGGGCGGATCCACCCGCTGGGCATCAGCGTCCCGCCGGGCAGCTTCTTCGGCTACGTGGTCTCGGTGTCGGTCGTGCTGCAGGTGTTCGTGCTGCCGGTCACCGGGGCGATCGCCGACCGCGTCGCGCACAAGCGCCGGCTGCTGGCCGGCCTGGCCTTCCTCGGCTCGCTGTGCACGCTGGCGATGTACTTCGTCGCCGGGCAGCGCTACCTGCTCGGCGCGGGCCTGTTCGTGGTGGCCAACCTGGCGTTCGGCGCCTCGATCGTCGTCTACAACTCGTGGCTGCCCGATCTGGCCTCGCCCGACGAGCGGGACAAGATCTCCAGCCGCGGCTGGGCGTTCGGCTACCTCGGCGGGGCGCTGCTGCTCGCGCTGAACCTCGGGCTGTTCATCGGCCACGACTCCCTCGGCGTGAGCGAGGGCGACGCCGTCCGGATCTGCCTGGCCTCGGCCGGCATCTGGTGGGGCGGGTTCACCGTCCTCACCGTCTCCCTGCTGCGCGACCGGCCGCCCCGCGCGGTGGTCGCCGGCGGGCGGGGGCGCACCGTCCGCGGCAGCTTCCGGCAGCTGGGCGCCACCCTGCGCGACCTGCGCCGGTACCCGCTGACGCTGTGGTTCCTCGGTGCCTACCTGCTGTTCAACGACGGCGTGCAGACGGTCATCAACGTCTCCGCCCAGTACGGCAAGGAGGAGCTGCGGCTGTCGCAGACCACGCTGGTCTCGACCATCCTGCTGGTCCAGCTCGTCGCCTTCGTCGGTGCGGTGGCCCTCGGCCGGATCGCGCAGGCGGTCGGGGCAAAGCGGACCGTCCTGGGTGCGCTCGTCGTCTGGACCCTGGTACTGGTCGGCGCCTACTTCGTGCAGGCCGGGGCGGCACTGCAGTTCTACCTCCTGGCCACCGTGATCGGCGTCGTCCTCGGCGGCACGCAGGCGCTGACCCGATCGCTGTTCAGCCAGCTGATCCCCCCCGGGCGCGAGGCGGAGTACTTCGGCTTCTACGAGATCAGCGACCGGGGCACCAGCTGGCTGGGTCCGTTCCTGTTCGCGCTGACCTTCCAGCTGACCGACTCCTACCGGTACGCGATCTTCAGCCTGGTGTTCTTCTTCGTGGTCGGCGGCCTGCTGTTCCTCCGCCTGCCGATGCGCCGGGCGATCGAGCAGGCCGGCAACGTGCCCCCGGAGCGCCTGTGA
- a CDS encoding MaoC family dehydratase, translating to MSDPNLGLTVIHRRYVPYSHAHYGGNLVDGAYTLGLFGDVATEVAIRMDGDEGLLAGYSEIRFLGPVRAGDVLEAGAEVVRIGRRSRELRLWAQVVARAEPERGASAARVVDPPERVVEAVATVVVPTAT from the coding sequence ATGAGCGACCCGAACCTCGGGCTGACCGTCATCCACCGCCGGTACGTCCCGTACAGCCACGCGCACTACGGCGGGAACCTGGTCGACGGCGCCTACACGCTCGGCCTGTTCGGCGACGTCGCCACCGAGGTCGCGATCCGGATGGACGGCGACGAGGGCCTGCTCGCGGGCTACTCCGAGATCCGCTTCCTCGGGCCGGTGCGCGCCGGCGACGTGCTGGAGGCCGGCGCCGAGGTGGTGCGCATCGGCCGGCGCAGCCGCGAGCTGCGGCTCTGGGCGCAGGTCGTCGCGCGCGCCGAGCCCGAACGCGGCGCCTCGGCCGCCCGCGTCGTCGACCCGCCCGAGCGGGTGGTCGAAGCGGTCGCGACCGTGGTCGTGCCGACCGCCACGTAA
- a CDS encoding OAM dimerization domain-containing protein, protein MPDGTVIRPYGDTTGDGMVQTSFTLPVPPGPKADGAALQLAAKMGIEPAMVVHSHGIGENYTFFVVYGSVKHLVDLDAVQVEERAYPLLPASEINGAIKAGLHRKLVVLGACIGTDAHTVGIDAILNLKGFAGEKGLEYYREMSVANLGAQVAVPELVARARAARADAVLVSQVVTQKDAHLRNTRELAAAFREAMGESRPLLVVGGPRFDPAMATELGVDKVFGRGTTPGEVASYLVHALVPEGEAA, encoded by the coding sequence ATGCCTGACGGAACCGTGATCCGGCCCTACGGCGACACCACCGGGGATGGGATGGTGCAGACGTCGTTCACCCTCCCCGTCCCGCCAGGGCCCAAGGCGGACGGCGCCGCGCTGCAGCTGGCGGCCAAGATGGGCATCGAACCCGCGATGGTCGTGCACAGCCACGGCATCGGCGAGAACTACACGTTCTTCGTCGTCTACGGCTCGGTGAAGCACCTGGTCGACCTCGACGCGGTGCAGGTCGAGGAGCGCGCCTACCCGCTGCTGCCGGCGAGCGAGATCAACGGCGCGATCAAGGCCGGGCTGCACCGCAAGCTCGTCGTCCTCGGGGCCTGCATCGGCACCGACGCGCACACCGTCGGCATCGACGCGATCCTCAACCTCAAGGGCTTCGCGGGGGAGAAGGGCCTGGAGTACTACCGGGAGATGAGCGTGGCCAACCTGGGCGCGCAGGTCGCCGTCCCGGAGCTGGTCGCCCGGGCCCGCGCGGCGCGCGCCGACGCCGTCCTGGTCTCGCAGGTGGTCACCCAGAAGGACGCGCACCTGCGCAACACCCGCGAGCTGGCCGCCGCCTTCCGCGAGGCGATGGGGGAGTCGCGGCCGCTGCTGGTCGTCGGCGGTCCCCGGTTCGACCCGGCGATGGCGACCGAGCTCGGCGTCGACAAGGTCTTCGGCCGGGGGACGACGCCCGGCGAGGTCGCCAGCTACCTGGTGCACGCTCTGGTCCCTGAAGGAGAAGCCGCATGA
- a CDS encoding RNA polymerase-binding protein RbpA, whose amino-acid sequence MAERSLRGSRLGSVSYETERNTAPIERQYAEYRCPSGHLFTVPFADDAEVPDTWECKFDGSAAKLVGGAEPTPKKVKPPRTHWDMLLERRSVEDLEEVLAERLEVLRGRRTQAS is encoded by the coding sequence ATGGCGGAGCGTTCGCTGCGCGGCAGCCGCTTGGGCAGCGTCAGCTACGAGACCGAGCGGAACACGGCGCCGATCGAACGGCAGTACGCGGAGTACCGCTGCCCGTCGGGCCACCTGTTCACGGTGCCCTTTGCTGACGACGCCGAAGTTCCCGACACCTGGGAGTGCAAGTTCGACGGCTCCGCGGCCAAGCTGGTCGGCGGCGCCGAGCCCACCCCCAAGAAGGTCAAGCCCCCGCGCACCCACTGGGACATGCTGCTCGAGCGCCGGTCGGTCGAGGACCTCGAGGAGGTCCTGGCCGAGCGCCTCGAGGTGCTGCGCGGCCGGCGCACCCAGGCCAGCTGA
- a CDS encoding lysine 5,6-aminomutase subunit alpha, which yields MSTLELDPTLVARARELAARAAQPVVDLARRHTTVSVERAVLRLAGLTGTDPVTGEGRVEDRVPWVNRVVDAVRDQVGLEQGIALPVWHALTSGTAPSLQALAEQVGAGTARFEIPADPEPARLAARDAVAAGLARIDANRRRRDELVATHGDPPRRPWIYLIVATGDIHEDIPQAQAAARAGADVIAVIRSTGQSLLDYVPEGATRTGYAGTYATQENFRLMRAALDDVSAEVGRYVRLTNYASGLCMPEIAVLAGLERLDMMLNDAMYGILFRDINPRRTFVDQRFSRMVHARAGIIINTGEDNYLTTADAVDEAHTVTVSQLLNETLAHEAGLADWQLGLGHAFEINPDLKESFRLELAHAMLARSLFPDAPLKWMPPTKHMTGDVFRGYLLDGFFNLAGALTGQGILLVGMMTEAVVTPWLSDRDLALRNVRYVLDAAGGLTEDFAPPKGGFIDRRADTVLREAVDLLGRIADHPEGLIQAIADGTFGITKRPPDGGKGLAGVVELAAGAYNPALELLEAVHA from the coding sequence GTGAGCACACTCGAGCTCGACCCGACCCTCGTGGCCCGGGCGCGGGAGCTGGCCGCGCGCGCAGCGCAGCCGGTCGTCGACCTGGCCCGCCGGCACACGACGGTCTCCGTCGAGCGCGCCGTGCTGCGCCTGGCCGGGCTGACCGGCACCGACCCGGTGACGGGGGAGGGGCGGGTCGAGGACCGCGTGCCCTGGGTCAACCGGGTGGTCGACGCCGTCCGCGACCAGGTGGGGCTGGAGCAGGGCATCGCGCTGCCGGTCTGGCACGCGCTGACCTCGGGGACGGCGCCCTCGCTGCAGGCGCTTGCCGAGCAGGTCGGCGCCGGCACCGCCCGCTTCGAGATCCCGGCCGACCCCGAGCCGGCCCGCCTGGCCGCCCGCGACGCCGTCGCCGCCGGGCTGGCCCGCATCGACGCCAACCGCCGCCGCCGCGACGAGCTGGTCGCCACCCACGGCGACCCGCCGCGCCGTCCCTGGATCTACCTCATCGTGGCCACCGGTGACATCCACGAGGACATCCCGCAGGCCCAGGCCGCCGCGCGGGCCGGCGCCGACGTCATCGCCGTCATCCGCTCGACCGGGCAGTCGCTGCTGGACTACGTGCCGGAGGGGGCCACCCGCACCGGTTACGCCGGCACCTACGCCACCCAGGAGAACTTCCGGCTCATGCGGGCCGCCCTGGACGACGTCAGCGCCGAGGTGGGCCGCTACGTCCGGCTGACCAACTACGCCTCCGGGCTGTGCATGCCGGAGATCGCCGTCCTGGCCGGGCTGGAGCGGCTGGACATGATGCTCAACGACGCGATGTACGGGATCCTCTTCCGCGACATCAACCCGCGGCGCACCTTCGTCGACCAGCGGTTCTCCCGGATGGTGCACGCCCGCGCCGGGATCATCATCAACACCGGCGAGGACAACTACCTCACCACCGCCGACGCCGTCGACGAGGCCCACACCGTCACCGTCAGCCAGCTGCTCAACGAGACCCTGGCGCACGAGGCCGGCCTGGCCGACTGGCAGCTCGGGCTCGGGCACGCCTTCGAGATCAACCCCGACCTGAAGGAGAGCTTCCGGCTCGAGCTGGCGCACGCGATGCTGGCGCGCTCGCTGTTCCCCGACGCGCCGCTGAAGTGGATGCCGCCGACCAAGCACATGACCGGCGACGTGTTCCGCGGCTACCTGCTCGACGGGTTCTTCAACCTCGCCGGGGCGCTGACCGGCCAGGGCATCCTGCTGGTCGGGATGATGACCGAGGCCGTGGTCACCCCGTGGCTGTCCGACCGCGACCTGGCGCTGCGCAACGTCCGCTACGTGCTCGACGCCGCGGGCGGGCTCACCGAGGACTTCGCCCCGCCCAAGGGCGGGTTCATCGACCGCCGCGCCGACACGGTGCTGCGCGAGGCGGTCGACCTGCTCGGCCGGATCGCCGACCACCCCGAGGGGCTGATCCAGGCGATCGCCGACGGCACGTTCGGCATCACCAAGAGGCCGCCGGACGGCGGCAAGGGCCTTGCCGGCGTGGTCGAGCTGGCGGCCGGCGCATACAACCCGGCCCTGGAGCTGCTGGAGGCGGTCCATGCCTGA
- a CDS encoding L-erythro-3,5-diaminohexanoate dehydrogenase has protein sequence MTVGTERALGAHRVLEPRGVLPQAALRLDADPAIGPDEVRIAVQRLNLDAASFRQLTEACGGDGAAVRSAVLSIVRTRGKMQNPVTGSGGMLIGVVDAVGESSPLGLAVGDRVATLVSLTLTPLRITDDLAGWDGRSEQVPAEGTAILFARSIAAVLPGDLPDAVSLAVLDVCGAPAATARVVQRTGARSVVVLGAAGKSGCLSLAAARAAGATTLTGLVRDDREAVALAAAGLADRVVVADATDPLAVAAAVREPAEATIVCVDVPGAEHGAILATADGGTVVFFSMATSFAQAALGAEGMAADVTMLVGNGYTPGHAAMALELYRSNAGVRALIDPRVHA, from the coding sequence GTGACGGTGGGGACGGAGCGCGCGCTCGGCGCGCACCGGGTGCTGGAGCCGCGCGGCGTGCTGCCGCAGGCGGCGCTGCGACTGGACGCCGACCCGGCGATCGGCCCGGACGAGGTGCGGATCGCCGTGCAGCGGCTCAACCTCGACGCCGCCTCGTTCCGGCAGCTCACCGAGGCCTGCGGCGGGGACGGCGCCGCGGTGCGCTCCGCGGTCCTGTCCATCGTGCGCACCCGCGGCAAGATGCAGAACCCGGTCACCGGCTCCGGCGGCATGCTCATCGGCGTCGTCGACGCGGTGGGGGAGTCCTCCCCGCTGGGGCTCGCCGTGGGCGACCGGGTGGCCACCCTGGTCTCGCTCACCCTCACCCCGCTGCGGATCACCGACGACCTGGCCGGCTGGGACGGCCGCAGCGAGCAGGTGCCGGCCGAGGGGACGGCGATCCTGTTCGCCCGCTCCATCGCCGCGGTGCTGCCCGGCGACCTGCCCGACGCCGTCTCGCTCGCCGTGCTCGACGTGTGCGGCGCGCCCGCGGCCACGGCGCGGGTGGTGCAGCGCACCGGTGCGCGGTCGGTCGTCGTCCTCGGGGCGGCGGGCAAGTCCGGCTGCCTGAGCCTGGCCGCCGCCCGCGCCGCGGGCGCCACGACGCTGACCGGGCTGGTCCGCGACGACCGCGAGGCCGTCGCGCTGGCCGCCGCGGGCCTGGCCGACCGGGTCGTCGTCGCCGACGCCACCGATCCGCTGGCGGTCGCCGCGGCGGTGAGGGAGCCGGCCGAGGCGACGATCGTCTGCGTCGACGTGCCCGGCGCCGAGCACGGGGCCATCCTGGCGACGGCCGACGGGGGGACCGTGGTCTTCTTCTCCATGGCGACGTCGTTCGCGCAGGCGGCGCTCGGCGCGGAGGGGATGGCAGCGGACGTGACGATGCTGGTCGGCAACGGCTACACGCCGGGGCACGCGGCGATGGCGCTGGAGCTCTACCGGTCGAACGCCGGCGTGCGCGCCCTGATCGACCCGAGAGTGCACGCATGA
- a CDS encoding amidohydrolase translates to MSLLLTDVTVGDRPGRAVSVVDGRIAWLGDAREAPAADRVIAGEGALLTPAFVDGHVHATATGLALSGLDLHSSSSLREAVAATREHAGRTTGIVLGTGWDETGWPEGRGLTREDLDAVVGNRPAYLARVDVHSATVSTALLDRVPSHLSGFSPDGRLRLDAHHAARSAAYGSVGPDQRRAAQRATLAAAAALGIGSVHEMAGPEVSGAEDLAGLLELAATEPGPEVVGYWGELAERGGLNLVRELGLAGAGGDLFCDGAFGSHTAALSAPYTDRPETSGALRFETASVVDHVRACTAAGIQAGFHVIGDAAVRQVLDAVDAVAAELGEGAVRACRHRLEHVELIDEGGIERMRRLGMVASVQSAFDAAWGGAHGMYAERLGPERAAATNPLADLSTAGVALALGSDAPVTPLDPWGGVHAAVDHHTPGSGLRPFDAFDAATHGGRYAARAEHDAGPLAVGAPASLALWAAEVALSAVLAERLRPACRLLLVNGEAL, encoded by the coding sequence ATGAGCCTGCTGCTCACCGACGTCACCGTCGGCGACCGGCCCGGCCGCGCGGTGTCCGTCGTCGACGGCCGGATCGCCTGGCTCGGCGACGCCCGCGAGGCACCCGCGGCCGACCGGGTGATCGCGGGGGAGGGGGCGCTGCTGACCCCCGCCTTCGTCGACGGGCACGTGCACGCGACGGCCACCGGGCTGGCGCTGTCCGGCCTCGACCTGCACTCCAGCTCGAGCCTGCGCGAGGCCGTCGCGGCCACCCGCGAGCACGCCGGACGGACGACCGGCATCGTGCTCGGCACCGGCTGGGACGAGACCGGCTGGCCGGAGGGCCGCGGCCTGACCCGCGAGGACCTCGACGCCGTCGTCGGGAACCGGCCGGCGTACCTGGCGCGGGTCGACGTGCACTCCGCGACCGTCTCCACGGCGCTGCTCGACCGCGTCCCGAGCCACCTGTCGGGGTTCTCGCCCGACGGGCGGCTGCGGCTGGACGCCCACCACGCCGCCCGGTCCGCCGCCTACGGCTCCGTCGGCCCCGACCAGCGGCGTGCCGCGCAGCGGGCCACCCTCGCCGCGGCCGCGGCGCTGGGCATCGGCAGCGTGCACGAGATGGCCGGCCCGGAGGTGTCCGGCGCCGAGGACCTGGCCGGTCTGCTGGAGCTGGCCGCCACTGAACCGGGCCCCGAGGTGGTCGGCTACTGGGGCGAGCTCGCCGAGCGCGGCGGCCTCAACCTGGTCCGCGAGCTGGGGCTGGCCGGCGCCGGGGGCGACCTGTTCTGCGACGGCGCCTTCGGCTCGCACACCGCCGCGCTGAGCGCGCCCTACACCGACCGGCCGGAGACCTCCGGCGCGCTGCGGTTCGAGACCGCGTCGGTGGTCGACCACGTGCGCGCCTGCACCGCGGCCGGGATCCAGGCCGGCTTCCACGTGATCGGCGACGCCGCCGTCCGGCAGGTGCTCGACGCCGTGGACGCGGTCGCCGCCGAGCTGGGGGAGGGCGCGGTGCGCGCCTGCCGGCACCGGCTGGAGCACGTCGAGCTGATCGACGAGGGCGGCATCGAGCGGATGCGCCGGCTGGGCATGGTGGCCAGCGTGCAGTCCGCGTTCGACGCCGCGTGGGGTGGCGCGCACGGCATGTACGCCGAGCGGCTGGGGCCAGAGCGCGCTGCCGCGACCAACCCGCTGGCCGATCTGTCCACCGCCGGGGTCGCGCTCGCCCTCGGCAGCGACGCCCCGGTGACCCCGCTCGATCCGTGGGGCGGTGTGCACGCCGCGGTGGACCACCACACGCCCGGCTCCGGCCTGCGGCCGTTCGACGCCTTCGACGCCGCCACCCACGGCGGCCGGTACGCCGCCCGCGCCGAGCACGACGCCGGCCCGCTGGCGGTCGGCGCCCCGGCGTCCCTGGCCCTGTGGGCGGCAGAAGTCGCGCTTTCCGCCGTCCTGGCCGAACGGCTGCGCCCGGCCTGCCGCCTCCTGCTCGTGAACGGAGAAGCGCTGTGA
- a CDS encoding polyprenol monophosphomannose synthase, with translation MLVVIPTYNEIENLERIVERLLAAVPAAHALVVDDASPDGTGELADKLAAREPRVHVLHRTHKEGLGPAYVAGFGWARSRGFDVLVEMDADGSHDPAQLPDLLAALERGADLALGSRYVPGGRVVDWPLHRLLLSRAGNTYVRWALRLPLRDATGGYRAVRAALVDRLPFEDVASHGYCFQVDWAWRAVRSGARVVEVPITFAERTLGRSKMSGSIVREALVRVTEWGLRDRLADRLPGRVRRPVPGRTRIGG, from the coding sequence GTGCTGGTGGTCATCCCGACCTACAACGAGATCGAGAACCTCGAGCGGATCGTCGAGCGGCTGCTGGCCGCCGTCCCGGCCGCGCACGCCCTCGTCGTCGACGACGCCTCGCCCGACGGCACCGGCGAGCTGGCCGACAAGCTCGCCGCGCGCGAGCCCCGGGTGCACGTGCTGCACCGCACGCACAAGGAGGGCCTCGGGCCGGCCTACGTCGCCGGGTTCGGCTGGGCGCGGTCGCGCGGCTTCGACGTGCTGGTCGAGATGGACGCCGACGGCTCGCACGACCCCGCGCAGCTGCCGGACCTGCTCGCCGCGCTGGAGCGGGGCGCCGACCTGGCGCTGGGCTCCCGCTACGTGCCCGGCGGCCGGGTGGTCGACTGGCCGCTGCACCGGCTTCTGCTCTCGCGCGCCGGCAACACCTACGTGCGCTGGGCACTGCGGCTGCCGCTGCGCGACGCGACCGGCGGCTACCGGGCGGTGCGCGCCGCGCTGGTCGACCGGCTGCCGTTCGAGGACGTCGCCAGCCACGGCTACTGCTTCCAGGTCGACTGGGCCTGGCGGGCGGTCCGCTCGGGCGCCCGGGTGGTCGAGGTGCCGATCACCTTCGCCGAGCGGACCCTGGGCAGGAGCAAGATGAGCGGTTCGATCGTTAGGGAAGCGTTGGTACGGGTCACCGAATGGGGCCTGCGCGACCGGCTGGCCGATCGGCTGCCCGGGCGCGTGCGCCGTCCCGTACCCGGACGCACCCGGATCGGCGGGTAG
- the lnt gene encoding apolipoprotein N-acyltransferase: protein MPAGASVPAAPRTERRSPAEPDTPRRRRRWPWRTALALLGGLALLLAFPGFDRPALAPLGVAALALAVRGRRARSGLWLGLVFGLAFFVPLLSWTGVYVGSFPWLALALWEALHLALLGAATAVTSRLRWWPLWTAALWVADEALRGRLVLGGFPWGRLGLSQTRGPLLSLAAYGGVPLVSFAVALTGALLAAAALALARAWRSSSDADERRPALRGAALAVAGVLVVPLVGGLAWLPLPGSSLTDGGPTRTVAVVQGNVPRAGLEFNAQRRAVLDNHVQQTMRLAADVRSGKQAQPDLVVWPENSSDIDPYLNDDANGEISRAARAVGAPILVGAIVEGPGDHIRNTGIVWDPDTGPGQTYVKRHPVPLAEYVPARSFFRFFSKQVDLVRHDQVAGDRVGTLDIGGARVGDVICFEVVYDSLVQDVVDAGAGMIVVQTNNATFGFTDESAQQLAMSRLRAVEFGRTVVIAATSGISAVVAPDGSVVRSSSLFTPATFVEDIAQRHSTTVAQRLGAVPEWVLTAVGVAALVGCLPPVRRRLPRRIGGTR, encoded by the coding sequence GTGCCCGCAGGAGCGAGCGTGCCCGCGGCCCCGCGCACCGAACGCCGATCCCCGGCCGAACCCGACACCCCGCGCCGCCGGCGCCGCTGGCCCTGGCGCACCGCGCTGGCGCTGCTCGGCGGCCTGGCCCTGCTGCTCGCCTTCCCCGGCTTCGACCGGCCCGCCCTCGCCCCGCTCGGCGTCGCCGCGCTCGCCCTCGCCGTCCGCGGCCGGCGCGCCCGCTCGGGGCTGTGGCTCGGGCTGGTCTTCGGCCTCGCCTTCTTCGTCCCCCTGCTGTCCTGGACCGGCGTGTACGTCGGGTCCTTCCCGTGGCTGGCGCTGGCCCTCTGGGAGGCGCTGCACCTCGCGCTGCTCGGCGCCGCCACCGCCGTCACCTCCCGGCTGCGCTGGTGGCCGCTGTGGACGGCGGCCCTGTGGGTCGCCGACGAGGCGCTGCGCGGGCGGCTGGTCCTCGGCGGCTTCCCGTGGGGGCGGCTCGGGCTCTCGCAGACCCGCGGGCCGCTGCTGTCGCTGGCCGCCTACGGCGGCGTGCCGCTGGTCAGCTTCGCCGTCGCCCTGACCGGCGCGCTGCTCGCCGCCGCGGCGCTCGCCCTGGCCCGGGCCTGGCGGTCGTCCTCCGACGCCGACGAGCGCCGCCCGGCGCTGCGCGGCGCGGCGCTCGCCGTGGCCGGCGTCCTGGTGGTGCCGCTGGTCGGCGGGCTGGCCTGGCTGCCCCTGCCCGGCTCCTCGCTCACCGACGGCGGCCCGACGAGGACCGTCGCGGTGGTCCAGGGCAACGTGCCGCGGGCGGGCCTCGAGTTCAACGCCCAGCGACGGGCCGTGCTGGACAACCACGTGCAGCAGACCATGCGGCTGGCCGCCGACGTCCGCAGCGGCAAGCAGGCGCAGCCGGATCTGGTCGTCTGGCCGGAGAACAGCTCCGACATCGACCCGTACCTCAACGACGACGCCAACGGAGAGATCAGCCGCGCCGCCCGGGCCGTCGGCGCCCCGATCCTGGTCGGCGCGATCGTCGAGGGGCCGGGCGACCACATCCGCAACACCGGGATCGTCTGGGACCCGGACACCGGGCCCGGCCAGACCTACGTCAAGCGCCACCCCGTGCCGCTGGCCGAGTACGTGCCGGCCCGCAGCTTCTTCCGGTTCTTCAGCAAGCAGGTCGACCTCGTCCGCCACGACCAGGTGGCGGGGGACCGGGTCGGCACGCTCGACATCGGCGGCGCGCGGGTCGGCGACGTCATCTGCTTCGAGGTCGTCTACGACTCGCTGGTCCAGGACGTGGTCGACGCCGGCGCCGGGATGATCGTCGTCCAGACCAACAACGCCACCTTCGGGTTCACCGACGAGAGCGCGCAGCAGCTCGCGATGAGCCGGCTGCGGGCGGTCGAGTTCGGCCGCACCGTCGTCATCGCCGCCACCAGCGGCATCTCCGCCGTCGTGGCGCCGGACGGCTCGGTCGTCCGCTCCTCGTCGCTGTTCACGCCCGCGACGTTCGTCGAGGACATCGCCCAGCGGCACTCCACCACGGTGGCGCAGCGGCTGGGCGCCGTCCCGGAGTGGGTGCTGACCGCGGTCGGGGTCGCCGCGCTCGTCGGCTGCCTGCCCCCGGTGCGCCGGCGGCTGCCCCGGCGGATCGGCGGCACGCGGTGA